A window from Pseudomonas sp. MRSN 12121 encodes these proteins:
- a CDS encoding MFS transporter produces the protein MPSGIPSPQVPIRLFGLFCLASYLLSLSYGSTFLLALLIGSRGGNEQDAGSVISVAMLSTFVAVIFSGHLSDLLGAARSIALFGCLLVVASLGFALTPGFGDTLLFFGLTLGLGWGVFYTLGPIIVAMLVAPAQRARFFALLSGSMMSGIGCGPLLGRLASALGYPLTAAFMLAAVASLIGVLIFWRLGCALNRHPNHLGSGAARISWASSARVLSSKASFAILMVGLGGCVFGGLSSFQTSYAASRSLDYSLFFLGFMVAAIGSRLLVAGFVVKRDAYRAACLLSGLMLLSVLMFQLMVDDAPSYLLAALVLGIGYGLTYSVINGLAANEAPPDDTSQALLLFSLAYFIGVFGFPWLAGKIIVEQGLPALLLTVLVVATLNWLISVGRLAWRGLQANRLVQEARTVRRSSGTNQNRRRTNVR, from the coding sequence ATGCCCAGCGGTATTCCATCCCCCCAGGTCCCCATCCGGCTGTTCGGGCTGTTCTGCCTGGCCAGCTACCTGTTGTCGCTGTCCTACGGCTCGACCTTCCTGCTCGCGCTGCTGATCGGCTCCCGCGGCGGCAACGAACAGGACGCCGGCAGCGTGATTTCGGTGGCGATGCTCAGCACCTTTGTCGCGGTGATCTTCTCCGGACACCTGTCCGACCTGCTGGGCGCCGCGCGTTCGATCGCCCTGTTCGGCTGCCTGCTGGTGGTGGCCAGCCTGGGGTTTGCCCTGACCCCGGGCTTCGGCGACACGCTGCTGTTCTTCGGCCTGACCCTGGGCCTGGGCTGGGGCGTGTTCTATACCCTGGGGCCGATCATCGTCGCCATGCTGGTGGCGCCCGCCCAGCGCGCGCGGTTCTTCGCCCTGTTGTCGGGCAGCATGATGAGCGGCATCGGCTGCGGCCCGTTGCTCGGGCGCCTGGCCAGCGCCCTGGGTTACCCGCTCACCGCGGCCTTCATGCTCGCCGCGGTCGCCAGCCTGATCGGCGTGCTGATCTTCTGGCGCCTGGGCTGCGCGCTGAACAGGCACCCCAACCATCTGGGGAGCGGCGCGGCGAGAATCAGCTGGGCCAGCAGTGCCCGGGTGCTCTCCTCGAAGGCGTCGTTCGCAATCCTCATGGTCGGCCTTGGCGGTTGCGTCTTCGGCGGCCTGTCGAGTTTCCAGACCAGCTACGCGGCGTCGCGCTCACTGGATTATTCGCTGTTCTTTCTCGGCTTCATGGTGGCGGCCATCGGCAGTCGCCTGCTGGTCGCCGGCTTCGTGGTCAAGCGCGACGCCTACCGCGCGGCGTGCCTGCTCTCGGGGTTGATGCTGCTGTCGGTGCTGATGTTCCAGTTGATGGTCGACGACGCGCCGAGCTATCTGCTGGCGGCTTTGGTACTGGGCATCGGCTACGGCCTGACCTACTCGGTGATCAACGGCCTGGCGGCCAACGAAGCACCGCCCGACGACACGTCGCAAGCCCTGCTGCTGTTCAGCCTGGCCTACTTCATCGGGGTCTTCGGCTTTCCGTGGCTGGCCGGCAAGATCATCGTCGAACAAGGCCTGCCGGCGCTGTTGCTGACGGTCCTGGTGGTGGCGACGCTGAACTGGCTGATCAGCGTCGGGCGCCTGGCCTGGCGCGGGCTGCAAGCCAACCGGCTGGTGCAGGAGGCCCGAACCGTTCGTCGTTCATCAGGCACCAATCAAAATCGGCGGCGGACCAACGTCAGGTAG
- a CDS encoding HD domain-containing protein: MTAHAFAPLPELAATLLDHALELDDGAHDLSHLQRVWANVRRIAEVDGGDLQVLLAATLLHDCVAVEKDSPLRAQASRMAAEQAALLLAGMGWAPAQIAAVAHAIEAHSFSAAIAPVTLEAKILQDADRLDSLGAIGVARTFYVGGRLNHALYDARDPHARQREHDDSRFTLDHFHTKLLHLAQGFQTVTGARLAQVRHERLRRFMDEFIDEIGG, encoded by the coding sequence ATGACCGCCCACGCTTTCGCCCCGCTGCCCGAACTTGCCGCCACCCTGCTGGACCACGCGCTGGAGCTCGACGATGGCGCCCACGACCTGTCGCACCTGCAGCGGGTGTGGGCCAACGTGCGGCGGATCGCCGAGGTGGACGGTGGCGACCTGCAGGTCTTGCTGGCCGCTACCCTGCTGCACGATTGCGTCGCCGTGGAAAAGGACTCGCCCCTGCGCGCCCAGGCTTCGCGCATGGCCGCGGAACAGGCCGCCCTGCTGCTCGCCGGGATGGGCTGGGCGCCGGCGCAGATCGCCGCGGTGGCCCATGCCATCGAGGCGCACAGTTTTTCCGCCGCCATTGCCCCGGTCACCCTCGAGGCGAAGATCCTCCAGGACGCCGATCGCCTCGACTCCCTGGGCGCGATCGGCGTGGCCCGCACCTTCTATGTCGGCGGCAGGCTGAACCACGCGCTCTACGACGCCCGGGACCCGCACGCCCGGCAGCGCGAGCATGACGACTCGCGCTTCACCCTCGACCACTTCCACACCAAGCTGCTGCACCTGGCCCAGGGCTTCCAGACCGTGACCGGCGCGCGCCTGGCGCAAGTACGCCACGAGCGCCTGCGGCGCTTCATGGACGAGTTCATCGATGAGATCGGCGGCTGA
- a CDS encoding GNAT family N-acetyltransferase: MSVDIRPAVPSDAQQILAFITELADYERARHEVIASVADIERSLFSEGATAHGLICLRDGVPIGFAVFFFSYSTWLGSNCLYLEDLYITPEQRGGGAGKQLLRHLARIACDNGCGRFEWSVLEWNEPAIQFYKSLGAQPQEEWVKYRMDGDVLRAFAHG, translated from the coding sequence ATGTCCGTCGATATCCGTCCCGCCGTGCCCAGCGATGCCCAGCAAATCCTGGCCTTCATCACCGAGCTGGCCGATTACGAGCGCGCCCGCCATGAAGTCATCGCCAGTGTCGCCGACATCGAGCGCAGCCTGTTCAGCGAGGGCGCCACGGCGCACGGCCTGATCTGCCTGCGCGACGGCGTGCCGATCGGCTTCGCGGTGTTTTTCTTCAGTTATTCCACCTGGCTGGGCAGCAACTGCCTGTACCTGGAGGACCTCTACATCACCCCCGAGCAGCGCGGCGGCGGCGCCGGCAAGCAGTTGCTGCGCCATCTGGCGCGGATCGCCTGCGACAACGGCTGCGGACGTTTCGAGTGGAGCGTGCTGGAGTGGAACGAGCCGGCGATCCAGTTCTACAAATCGCTGGGCGCGCAGCCCCAGGAAGAATGGGTGAAGTACCGGATGGATGGGGATGTGTTGCGGGCTTTTGCCCACGGCTGA
- a CDS encoding 2-dehydro-3-deoxygalactonokinase, whose translation MQAQLIALDWGTTSLRAYKLAAGGQVLEQRSLTSGIMQLPQGARVVAGRMCSDGFELAFDAACGDWLDAQPDLPVIACGMVGSAQGWREASYCATPANVAQLGQALVTLRSQRGVDVHIVPGVIQHSRLPNVMRGEETQVLGALPQLAAEAGDDVLIGLPGSHSKWVQVADGCIAHFDTFMTGELFAVLSEHSILGRTQVRGERFDAEAFDRGVQVASSADGAIGPLSTLFSARSLGLTGALSASAQPDYLSGLLIGHELSALAGVLRRQRGAGPLPSIVLIGHAQLCARYSRALSACGFPRAILAEQATERGLWHLAEVAGLLARVPCVHP comes from the coding sequence ATGCAGGCGCAATTGATCGCGCTCGACTGGGGAACGACCTCCCTTCGTGCTTACAAACTCGCCGCCGGCGGGCAAGTGCTGGAACAGCGCTCGCTGACCTCGGGGATCATGCAGTTGCCCCAGGGCGCGCGAGTGGTGGCGGGGCGGATGTGCAGCGACGGTTTCGAGCTGGCCTTCGATGCGGCCTGTGGCGACTGGCTCGATGCCCAGCCCGATCTGCCGGTGATTGCCTGCGGCATGGTCGGCAGTGCCCAGGGCTGGCGCGAGGCGAGCTATTGCGCCACTCCGGCGAATGTCGCCCAGCTCGGCCAGGCCCTGGTGACCCTGCGCAGCCAACGCGGGGTGGATGTGCATATCGTGCCGGGGGTGATTCAGCACTCGCGCTTGCCGAACGTCATGCGTGGCGAGGAAACCCAGGTGCTGGGGGCGCTGCCGCAACTGGCGGCCGAGGCAGGGGACGACGTGTTGATCGGCCTGCCGGGCAGCCATTCCAAATGGGTCCAGGTGGCCGACGGCTGCATCGCGCATTTCGACACCTTCATGACCGGCGAACTGTTCGCCGTGCTCAGCGAACACAGCATTCTCGGCCGGACCCAGGTGCGGGGCGAAAGGTTCGACGCCGAAGCCTTCGACCGGGGCGTGCAGGTGGCCTCGTCCGCCGACGGCGCGATCGGGCCGTTGTCGACCCTGTTCAGCGCCCGCAGCCTGGGCCTGACCGGCGCGCTGAGCGCCAGCGCACAACCGGACTACCTCTCCGGATTGTTGATCGGCCACGAACTCTCGGCCCTGGCCGGCGTGCTGCGCCGCCAGCGTGGCGCCGGGCCGCTGCCGTCGATCGTGCTGATCGGCCATGCGCAACTCTGCGCCCGCTACAGCCGGGCGCTGTCCGCCTGCGGTTTCCCCCGGGCGATCCTGGCCGAGCAGGCCACCGAACGCGGTTTGTGGCACCTGGCCGAAGTGGCCGGGCTGCTGGCGCGCGTCCCTTGCGTCCACCCTTGA
- a CDS encoding 2-dehydro-3-deoxy-6-phosphogalactonate aldolase: MLKQALAHNGLIAILRGLRPQEAAAIGDVLYQAGLRVIEVPLNSPQPFDSIRILREALPADCLIGAGTVLTAEQVGQVKAAGGQVIVMPHSDPRVLRAVKAAGLYLSPGVATPTEAFAALAEGADVLKLFPAEQMGPAVVKAWLAVLPAGTVLLPVGGIAPDNMQMYFDAGVKGFGLGSGLFRPGMCAADVASRAAAYVAAWRALA; this comes from the coding sequence ATGCTCAAGCAAGCACTGGCACACAACGGCCTGATCGCCATTCTCCGGGGGCTGCGGCCGCAGGAGGCGGCAGCTATCGGCGACGTGCTCTATCAGGCCGGGTTGCGGGTCATCGAAGTGCCGCTCAACTCGCCCCAGCCCTTTGACAGCATCCGCATCCTGCGCGAGGCCTTGCCCGCCGATTGCCTGATCGGCGCCGGCACGGTGCTGACTGCCGAGCAGGTCGGGCAGGTCAAGGCCGCGGGTGGCCAGGTGATCGTCATGCCCCACAGCGACCCCAGGGTCTTGCGCGCGGTCAAGGCCGCCGGCCTGTACCTGTCCCCTGGCGTGGCCACGCCGACCGAGGCCTTTGCCGCGCTGGCCGAGGGCGCCGACGTACTGAAGCTGTTCCCGGCCGAGCAGATGGGCCCGGCGGTGGTGAAGGCCTGGCTCGCGGTATTGCCGGCCGGCACGGTGTTGCTGCCGGTGGGCGGGATCGCCCCGGACAACATGCAAATGTACTTCGACGCCGGGGTGAAGGGCTTCGGCCTGGGCTCCGGGTTGTTCAGGCCGGGCATGTGCGCCGCCGACGTGGCGAGCCGCGCCGCGGCCTATGTCGCGGCCTGGCGTGCGCTGGCCTGA
- the dgoD gene encoding galactonate dehydratase translates to MKITRLTTFIVPPRWCFLKVETDAGVTGWGEPVVEGRAHTVAAAVDELADYLVGKDPRNIEDIWTVLYRGGFYRGGAIHMSALAGIDQALWDIKGKALGVSVSDLLGGQVRDKIRVYSWIGGDRPADTAQAAREAVARGFTAVKMNGTEELQFLDTFDKVDLALANVAAVRDAVGPNVGIGVDFHGRVHKPMAKVLMKELDPYKLMFIEEPVLSENYEALKELAPLTSTPIALGERLFSRWDFKRVLSEGYVDIIQPDASHAGGITETRKIANMAEAYDVALALHCPLGPIALAACLQLDAACYNAFIQEQSLGIHYNESNDLLDYLKQPQVFDYQQGMVKIPDGPGLGIEINEEYVIERAAIGHRWRNPVWRHADGSFAEW, encoded by the coding sequence ATGAAAATCACCCGACTGACCACCTTCATCGTTCCGCCACGCTGGTGCTTTCTCAAGGTCGAGACCGACGCGGGCGTCACCGGCTGGGGCGAGCCGGTGGTAGAGGGGCGGGCGCATACCGTGGCCGCCGCCGTGGACGAGCTGGCCGACTATCTGGTCGGCAAGGACCCGCGCAATATCGAGGACATCTGGACCGTGCTCTACCGTGGCGGTTTCTACCGCGGCGGGGCGATCCACATGAGCGCCCTGGCCGGTATCGACCAGGCGCTGTGGGACATCAAGGGCAAGGCCCTGGGAGTGTCGGTCAGCGACCTGCTGGGCGGCCAGGTGCGGGACAAGATCCGCGTCTATTCGTGGATCGGCGGCGACCGGCCGGCCGACACCGCGCAGGCAGCCAGGGAGGCGGTGGCGCGGGGCTTCACCGCGGTGAAAATGAACGGCACCGAGGAGCTGCAGTTCCTCGACACCTTCGACAAGGTCGACCTGGCCCTGGCCAACGTCGCCGCGGTGCGGGACGCGGTCGGCCCCAACGTCGGCATCGGCGTCGACTTCCATGGCCGGGTGCACAAGCCCATGGCCAAGGTGCTGATGAAGGAACTCGATCCCTACAAGCTGATGTTCATCGAAGAACCGGTGCTCAGCGAAAACTACGAGGCCTTGAAGGAACTGGCGCCGCTGACCAGTACCCCGATCGCCCTGGGCGAGCGCTTGTTCTCGCGCTGGGATTTCAAGCGTGTGCTCAGCGAGGGTTACGTCGACATCATCCAGCCGGATGCCTCCCATGCCGGCGGCATCACCGAGACCCGCAAGATCGCCAACATGGCCGAAGCCTACGACGTGGCGCTGGCCCTGCATTGCCCGCTGGGGCCGATCGCCCTGGCCGCCTGCCTGCAACTGGACGCGGCCTGCTACAACGCCTTCATCCAGGAGCAGAGCCTGGGCATCCATTACAACGAAAGCAACGACCTGCTGGATTACCTCAAGCAGCCGCAAGTCTTCGACTACCAGCAAGGCATGGTGAAGATCCCCGACGGCCCGGGCCTGGGCATCGAGATCAACGAGGAATACGTGATCGAGCGCGCGGCCATCGGCCATCGCTGGCGCAATCCGGTGTGGCGCCACGCCGACGGCAGTTTCGCCGAATGGTGA
- a CDS encoding MFS transporter yields MQSQTFTGQASLATPSRKRFFIMVLLFITVVINYLDRSNLSIAAPALTSDLGIDPIHVGLIFSAFGWTYAAMQIPGGWLVDRVPPRILYTVALLLWSLATVWLGFAASFIALFVLRMAVGALEAPAYPINSRVVTTWFPECERATAIGFYTSGQFVGLAFLTPVLAWLQHAFGWHMVFVATGAVGILWAAIWYAVYREPRDFKGANQAEIELIREGGGLVDIQRESARSKARFSWSDLGIVLSKRKLWGIYLGQFCLNSTLWFFLTWFPTYLVKYRGMDFIKSGLLASLPFLAAFVGVLCSGFFSDWLIRRGASVGFARKLPIIGGLLISTAIIGANFVESTPLVIAFLALAFFGNGLASITWSLVSTLAPARLLGLTGGVFNFIGNLSAIATPIVIGFLASGDSFAPAITYIAVLALVGALSYVLLVGKVERIELSAQEQAPCTGKR; encoded by the coding sequence ATGCAATCGCAAACCTTCACCGGGCAGGCGTCGCTGGCCACGCCCAGCCGCAAGCGCTTTTTCATCATGGTGCTGCTGTTCATCACGGTGGTGATCAACTACCTGGACCGCAGCAACCTGTCGATTGCGGCGCCGGCGCTGACCAGTGACCTGGGGATCGACCCGATTCATGTCGGGCTGATTTTTTCCGCCTTCGGCTGGACCTACGCGGCCATGCAGATTCCCGGCGGCTGGCTGGTGGACCGGGTGCCGCCGCGGATTCTCTACACGGTGGCGCTGTTGTTGTGGTCGCTGGCGACGGTGTGGCTCGGTTTCGCCGCCAGCTTTATCGCCCTGTTCGTCCTGCGCATGGCGGTGGGTGCGCTGGAGGCGCCGGCGTATCCGATCAACAGCCGGGTGGTGACCACCTGGTTTCCCGAATGCGAGCGCGCCACGGCTATCGGTTTCTATACCTCCGGGCAATTCGTCGGGCTGGCCTTTCTCACCCCGGTGCTGGCCTGGCTGCAGCATGCCTTTGGCTGGCACATGGTGTTCGTCGCCACCGGCGCGGTGGGGATCCTGTGGGCCGCGATCTGGTATGCGGTGTATCGCGAGCCGCGGGATTTCAAGGGGGCCAACCAGGCGGAAATCGAGCTGATACGCGAGGGCGGCGGCCTGGTGGACATCCAGCGCGAGAGCGCCAGGAGCAAGGCGCGTTTCAGTTGGAGCGACCTGGGCATCGTCCTGAGCAAGCGCAAGCTGTGGGGCATTTACTTGGGGCAGTTCTGCCTCAACTCGACCCTGTGGTTCTTCCTCACCTGGTTCCCCACTTACCTGGTGAAGTACCGCGGCATGGATTTCATCAAGTCCGGCCTGCTGGCGTCGTTGCCGTTTCTCGCGGCATTCGTCGGCGTACTGTGTTCCGGGTTCTTCTCCGACTGGCTGATCCGCCGCGGCGCCTCGGTGGGCTTTGCCCGCAAGCTGCCGATCATTGGCGGGCTGCTGATTTCCACCGCGATCATCGGGGCCAATTTCGTCGAGTCGACGCCGCTGGTGATCGCCTTCCTGGCGCTGGCGTTCTTCGGCAACGGCCTGGCCTCGATCACCTGGTCGCTGGTCTCGACCCTGGCCCCGGCGCGGCTGCTGGGGCTGACCGGCGGGGTGTTCAACTTCATCGGCAACCTGTCGGCGATTGCCACGCCGATCGTCATCGGCTTCCTGGCGAGCGGCGACTCTTTCGCCCCGGCCATTACCTACATCGCGGTGCTGGCGCTGGTGGGCGCGCTGTCCTATGTGCTGCTGGTGGGCAAGGTCGAACGCATCGAACTCTCAGCACAGGAGCAGGCGCCATGCACTGGCAAGCGGTGA
- a CDS encoding SMP-30/gluconolactonase/LRE family protein — MHWQAVSTERFRLAEGPFWDGATQALYWVDIAARLACRLGQGRYRYWHLPEAVSAFIPCERGDALVTLPSGVYRLDLDSPARQPALSLFCVADRVCGNRPNEARCDARGRLWLGSMQNNLDEQGGDLPLTRRSGGLFRVDADARVTPLLEGLGIVNTLLWNASGDELYCADSLDGQLYAYAVAPDGCLGPRRTWAQPSVRGVPDGSAMDSQGYVWNARWEGHCLIRYAPDGRLDRVIELPVRYPTSCVFGGPDLRTLYVTSARSAQGGAALDGALLMARVETAGLPCQRFAG; from the coding sequence ATGCACTGGCAAGCGGTGAGCACCGAGCGCTTCAGGCTGGCCGAAGGCCCGTTCTGGGACGGCGCGACCCAGGCCTTGTACTGGGTGGACATTGCGGCGCGTCTGGCCTGTCGCCTGGGCCAGGGCCGCTATCGCTACTGGCACCTGCCCGAGGCCGTATCGGCGTTCATCCCCTGCGAGCGGGGCGACGCCCTGGTGACCCTGCCCAGCGGCGTGTATCGCCTGGACCTGGATTCGCCGGCGCGCCAGCCCGCCCTGAGCCTGTTCTGCGTGGCCGACCGGGTCTGCGGCAACCGGCCCAACGAGGCCCGCTGCGACGCCCGCGGGCGGCTGTGGCTGGGCAGCATGCAGAACAACCTCGACGAGCAGGGCGGCGACCTGCCGCTTACCCGGCGTTCGGGCGGCCTGTTCCGGGTGGATGCCGATGCCCGGGTCACGCCGCTGCTGGAGGGGCTGGGCATCGTCAATACCTTGCTGTGGAACGCCTCGGGCGATGAGCTCTATTGCGCGGACAGCCTGGACGGTCAGTTGTACGCCTATGCCGTGGCGCCCGATGGCTGCCTCGGCCCGCGCCGGACGTGGGCCCAGCCCAGTGTGCGGGGCGTGCCGGACGGCTCGGCGATGGACAGCCAGGGCTACGTCTGGAATGCGCGCTGGGAAGGCCATTGCCTGATTCGCTATGCCCCCGACGGGCGCCTCGACCGGGTGATCGAGCTACCGGTCAGGTATCCCACCAGCTGCGTCTTCGGCGGGCCGGACCTGCGCACCCTGTATGTCACCAGCGCCCGTAGCGCCCAGGGTGGTGCGGCCCTGGACGGGGCGCTACTGATGGCCAGGGTCGAGACGGCAGGCTTGCCCTGCCAGCGTTTCGCCGGCTGA
- a CDS encoding SDR family oxidoreductase, producing MAQALSLPEVPAPKYGDRLQDKVVIVTGAAQGIGEAIVACFQAQQARLVIADIQGEKVEQVAAHWRDRGAQVYAQALDVSVREQWRAVVDLAIARFGRVDVLVNCAGVNVFRDPLAMTDEDWRRCFAIDLDGAWFGCREVLPHMIEQGTGNIINIASTHSSHIIPGCFPYPVAKHGLLGLTRALGIEYAPQGIRVNAIAPGYIETQLNVDYWNGFPDPQAERQRALDLHPPRRIGQPVEVAMTALFLATDEAPFINAACLMIDGGRSVLYHD from the coding sequence ATGGCTCAAGCACTGTCGTTACCCGAGGTTCCGGCGCCGAAGTACGGCGACCGTCTGCAAGACAAGGTGGTGATCGTGACCGGCGCCGCCCAGGGCATTGGCGAGGCGATCGTCGCCTGCTTCCAGGCCCAGCAGGCGCGGCTGGTGATCGCCGATATCCAGGGCGAGAAGGTCGAGCAGGTCGCGGCGCACTGGCGCGACCGCGGCGCCCAGGTGTATGCCCAGGCGCTGGACGTCAGCGTCCGGGAGCAGTGGCGCGCGGTCGTGGACCTGGCCATCGCGCGTTTCGGCCGGGTCGATGTGCTGGTCAACTGCGCCGGGGTGAATGTGTTTCGCGATCCGCTGGCCATGACCGACGAAGACTGGCGCCGCTGCTTCGCCATCGACCTCGACGGCGCCTGGTTCGGTTGCCGCGAGGTGCTGCCGCACATGATCGAACAGGGTACGGGCAACATCATCAACATCGCCTCGACCCATTCCAGCCACATCATCCCCGGCTGCTTTCCCTACCCGGTGGCCAAGCACGGCCTGCTCGGGCTGACCCGCGCCCTGGGCATCGAATACGCCCCACAGGGCATTCGCGTGAATGCCATCGCCCCGGGCTACATCGAAACCCAGCTCAACGTCGACTACTGGAACGGTTTCCCCGACCCCCAGGCCGAGCGCCAGCGGGCGCTCGACCTGCACCCGCCGCGGCGCATCGGCCAGCCGGTCGAGGTGGCGATGACCGCGTTGTTCCTGGCCACCGACGAAGCGCCTTTCATCAATGCCGCCTGCCTGATGATCGATGGTGGGCGCTCGGTGCTTTACCACGATTGA
- a CDS encoding substrate-binding domain-containing protein, which translates to MSAHRLSVGFTLRALGCAAALFAASALSSLAGAEEVKIGFLVKQAEEPWFQTEWAFAEKAGKDKGFTVIKIAVPDGEKTLAAIDTLAANGAKGFVICPPDTSLGPAIMAKARLNGLKVLAVDDRFVDAHGQPMEDVPYVGLAAFKIGQKQGLAMVEEAKRRGWDLNATYAVINTFDELDTGKKRTDGSVDSLKAAGLPADHILFTAQKTLDVPGSMDATNSALVKLPGTATHLLIGGMNDSAVLGGVRATESAGFKAANVIGVGINGTDAIGELKKADSGFFGSMLLSPDTSGYETARQMFEWVTTGKEPAKYTALDNVTLITRANFQQELTRIGLWK; encoded by the coding sequence ATGTCTGCGCATCGCCTGTCCGTTGGTTTCACCCTGCGCGCGCTGGGTTGCGCCGCCGCGCTGTTTGCCGCCAGTGCCTTGTCGAGCCTGGCCGGCGCCGAGGAAGTGAAGATCGGTTTCCTGGTCAAGCAGGCCGAGGAACCCTGGTTCCAGACCGAATGGGCCTTCGCCGAGAAGGCCGGCAAGGACAAGGGCTTCACGGTGATCAAGATCGCCGTGCCCGACGGCGAGAAGACCCTGGCCGCCATCGATACGCTGGCCGCCAATGGCGCCAAGGGGTTTGTCATCTGCCCGCCGGACACCTCGCTGGGCCCGGCGATCATGGCCAAGGCCAGGCTCAACGGGCTCAAGGTGCTGGCGGTGGACGACCGTTTCGTCGACGCCCACGGCCAGCCCATGGAAGACGTTCCCTACGTCGGCCTGGCGGCATTCAAGATCGGCCAGAAGCAAGGCCTGGCGATGGTCGAGGAAGCGAAAAGGCGCGGCTGGGACCTGAACGCCACCTACGCGGTGATCAACACCTTCGACGAACTGGATACCGGCAAGAAGCGCACCGATGGTTCGGTGGATTCGCTGAAGGCTGCAGGGCTGCCGGCGGACCACATCCTGTTCACCGCACAGAAGACTCTCGACGTGCCGGGGAGCATGGACGCGACCAATTCGGCGCTGGTCAAGCTGCCGGGCACGGCGACCCACCTGCTGATCGGCGGCATGAACGACAGCGCGGTGCTGGGCGGCGTGCGCGCCACCGAAAGTGCCGGCTTCAAGGCGGCCAACGTGATCGGGGTGGGCATCAACGGCACCGACGCCATCGGCGAACTGAAAAAGGCCGACAGCGGTTTCTTCGGTTCGATGCTGCTCAGCCCCGACACTTCCGGCTACGAAACCGCCCGGCAGATGTTCGAGTGGGTCACCACGGGCAAGGAGCCGGCCAAGTACACGGCCCTGGATAACGTGACCCTGATTACCCGGGCCAATTTCCAGCAGGAACTGACGCGGATCGGGCTGTGGAAGTGA